CGGTCCTCGTCGGATCCGGCGGACCGATTCACCGACCTGTTCGAGGGGCTGTCCTGAGATGTTCGCGACGCTACTGCAGATACGCACGGGTGGGACCGATCCGGAAATTGCGCTGGCCGTCGTCGCGCTGTCGATACTCTCTGTCTTGCTCTCGGCCGCCATCGCTGTCGTCCTCGTCCACGGCTATCGTCGCGGGCCGGGTCGGACGGGCATGCTGACGCTCGCCGTCGGGCTTCTCCTGCTCACGACTGTACCGGAGATCCTCCGCATCGCGCTCCCCACGGCCACCGGCGTCGGCGTCGTCGGACGCTCGCTCCTCGTGAGCGCCTGCGAACTGCTCGGGCTCGGAACGATCCTGTGGACCGTCTACGGGGGTGAGTCGTCGTGACGGTCCCGCTCGACCTGCTCGCGCCGGACGCCGTCGCGGAACTCTCGCGAGCCCTGACGGCCGTCGTCGGACTGTTCGTCGCGTCGCTGGCCTACCGGGGCTACCGGCGCAACGATGCGCCGAAGATGTGGTGGCTCGCCGTCGGAATCGGGTCGCTGACCGCCGGCGTCTACGCCACTGCCACCATCGCTGTCTGGGCGGGCGCTGGGGCTGGCATTGTGTTGCTCGTCAGGGGTCTCGTGACCGTCGCAGGGCTCTGTGCCGTGCTGTACGCGCTGTTCGTCGAGTGACTTCAGATAAGAACAAGTGTCAGATGTGGTCGCCCTAAGGCGACCGGAAATCTGCCTTAGTTGCGGACGACGTTCGTCGCGCGGGGGCCCTTGTCGGCCTGTTCGATGTCGAATTCGATCTCCTCGCCTTCTTCGAGGTCAGGGCCGCCAACGTCTTCCATGTGGAAGAAAACGTCATCGTCCGCGTCCTCAGTCGAGATGAAACCGTAACCGCCTGTGTCGTTGAAGAAATCAACCTTACCGTTTGCCATTGCAAATATACGTACAGGGGGTATATGTATAAGAGTTCCGAGAGTATCAGTACCACGACCGTGTGCCTGTGAACACGACCCACCCCCGTCATCTCGGCTAGCCGCCGACGCTCATCCAACGACAAGAAAGGTTTAGGCCGCCTCGTCCGTTGCTTTCTCGCGTGTACCCCGCGCGGATTACCGACGAGTTCCCGGCCCCGTCCTACCGGGGCAACCAGAAGCAGGCCCTCGCTGACATCCGTGCGGCCTTTGAGAGCGGCAAGGACGTGGTCCTCGTTCGCGCGCCGACTGGGAGCGGGAAGTCCCTGCTCGCTCGGGCTATCGCCGGCTGTGCCCGGACCGCGGGTGAGGCCGCCCCGGAACAGGTCATCGACGCCTACTACACCACACCGCAGGTCTCCCAGCTGGACGACGTGGCCGAGGACGCTCTGCTCGAGGACCTCTGTGTCATCCGCGGGAAGAACAACTACGACTGCATCCTCCCCGGCGAGACGGACACGCCGGTGAACCAGGCCCCGTGCGTGCGCGAACGGAAGTTCGACTGCCAGGTCAAACACCGCTGTCCGTACTTCTCGGACCGCGCCATCGCCTCGAACCGCCGCATCGCCGCGATGACACTGGCCTATTTCATGCAGACCGCCGGCAGCGACGTGTTCGGCAAGCGCGACGTGGTCGTCATCGACGAGGCCCACGGCCTGGGCGAGTGGGCGGAGATGTACGCCACCATCGACCTCTCGCCGCAGTCCATCCCGATGTGGAACGACATCGACGTGCCGGACATCGACGGCCTGGACGAGGCCGTCTCCTTCACTGAACGGGTCGAACACCTCGCCGAGCGCCGGGTGAAGGAACTGCGGAACAAGGCGGAACTCACCGGCGACGAGGTGGCCGAACGTGACTCGCTGAACACGCTCCGACAGGACCTCGGGTGGTTCCGCGAGGACTACACCGACACCGAGAGCGCGACCACCTGGGTCGTCGACCAGGCCGACGGCGAGAACGCCCCGGTGACGATCAAGCCGATGAACCCCGAGCGGTACCTCAAACACACCGTCTGGGACCGCGGCAACCGCTTCGCTCTGCTGTCGGCGACCATCCTCAACAAGGAGGCGTTCTGTGCGAACGTCGGTCTGGATCCCAGTAACGTCGCGCTCGTCGAGGTCGGCCACACCTTCCCCGTCGAGAACCGGCCGCTGTACGACGTGGCCCAGGGGAAGATGACCTACGAGCACCGCGACGACACGCTGCCCGACATCGCCCGGACCGTCGTTCGCATCATGGCACAGCACACGGACGAGAAGGGGCTCATTCACTGCCATTCCTACGCTATTCAGGAGCAACTGAAGGACCTCCTCGACGACTTCGGCGTCGGCGCACGCGTCCGGACTCACGATAAAGAGGGACGCGATGGGGCGCTGTCCGCCTGGAAGCGCAGCGACAACCCCGACGTGTTCCTCTCGGTGAAGATGGAGGAGGCCCTCGACTTGGAGGGCGATCTCTGTCGCTGGCAGGTGCTGTGCAAGGCCCCCTATCCAAACACCCGCGACTCCCGCGTCGCCCGACGGCTCGAAGACGACCAGTGGGGCTGGTACTACCGGACGGCACTGCGGACGGTCATCCAGGCCTGTGGCCGCGTCGTCCGCGCGCCTGACGACTATGGCGCGACCTACCTCGCGGACTCGTCGCTGCTGGACCTGTTTGAGCGCGCCGAGCACGATATGCCCGACTGGTTCCGCGCCCAGGTCGACCGCCTCTCAGCGCCCGACTTGCCGCGGTTCGCGCCGGACCAGGCGCTTTCGGCACTCAGTTCGGGCACGAAACGCCGGCACGACCGCTCGCGCTCGCGGTCCGGGGACGGAAACCACCCGCTTTCGGACGTGTGGGACTAGAAGAAGGCGAAGGCTAACCCGTAGACCACTGACGACCCGACCATCAGACCGACGAGAATGATGGCGATAATCTGCTGTCTGTCCATGCCGTTCTCTTGACTACTCGCCTAATTAGGCGTTACGACCGTCTGCCCGGGGCATGCTACCTGTTCTCACTCGTCTGGATTGCGTGCGTAAAGACGCCCTACTGCACCCGAGCGTCGACGACAACGTGGGCGACGCCCTCGCTGTACTCCTTGACGCGTTGGGTATCCAGAATCTCGACGTCCCGGCCGGCCTCGGTGGCGGCCGCCTCCAGTCGCTCGATGGGACGGTCGAACACGAGCGCGTCCGGCGTGGCCTCGTGCATGTGGAGGACGCCGCCGGGCGCGAGCGCGTCGAGCGCGCTGTCGAGGTACTCGTGGGAAGCGTCGGGCGGAGCCCGACTGTCATCCGCGCGCGGCGCGGAGGCCTCGTAGTACCCCATCACTACTCGGTCGGCCCGTCCATCCTCGGCGAACCCCGGCACAACATCTCGACAGTCGGCCCGATACGGGTGAACGCGCTCGTCCACGTCGTTCAGCATGACGTTCTCGACCAGAAAGCGAAACGCCGTGGGATTGCGCTCGACGGCGGTGACCTGCGCGCCGGCACGGGCCATCGGGAGCGTGAAGTAGCCGATGCCGGCGAACATGTCCAGCACCCGCTCGTCTGCCACGACGATGTCGCCCATCCGCGCCCGCTCGGCCTTGTTGCCGGGCGAGAACATAACCTCGGCAAGGTCCATCGCGTAGCGCGTGCCGTGTTCGGTGTGGACCGTCTCAGTGTCGCCGTCGCCGGCGATGACTTCGACGCTGGGTTCGCGGTGCTCGCCGGAGATGCCGTGACGGGCCAGCACCGTTTCGGCCTCGCCGTGGAGCGCCAGCAGCGCCTCGCCGACTTCCGCCGGCCGAGGGCTGTCGCCGATGTCGACCAGCACGACGGAGCCGAGGACGGCCCAGGAACTCGGCGCGGCAGCGATCTCCTCGTCGCTCCAGCCGCGCTCCCGGAGGTGGTCATCGAGCGTTCGGAGACGGCGCTCGCCGACCTGCCGGACGACCTCCCGGAACTGCGTCTCCTGTGGCGGAGCCGTCACCGGAACCGCGACGCTGTCCGCGGTCCACTCGGTGATGCTTCTGGTATCGTCGTAGACGCCCTCGGCCCGCAAAGATTCGATAGCGACTTGCGAGCGAGGCTTGGCGACGACAGCGGCTAGCTGCTGGTCGTCCGTCTCGCTCGACTCGCGTCTGGCTCCGTCCTCACTCATCGGTATCCGTGTTGTCTCCCTCGGCCGGGAGAATGTGCAACCCGGCGTGGCTCTTCAGCACCGGAACTTCGTCGGTGTCGGTGTCGGTGTCGGTGTCGAGGTAGTCCGGCCGCGGGACGGTCTTGCTCTCGAAGGTTTCGGGGTCTAACACCTGGACGGCGTTGTCGTCCTCGACGGCGACGAGAGTGGTCGTCTGGGCGTCCTCGCGGAACCCCAGGCGGCGGGCGTCGGGCGTTTCGCCCTCTTCGAAACTGGCCTCGTAGTCTTCGCCCGTCGTCAGGCGGACGCCCTTGAGGTTCCCCTGCACCGAACGGACCAGCACCGGCCCGTCGCCGTCCTCCGGGTCGATGACCTCGCCCTGTCGGTAGCGGGGCAGGCGGACGGCGTAGGTCATCCGGTACAGCTCCTGGCCGTCCTCGTCCTCGGAGATGAGACGCCGCGAATCGGAGTAGGAGCCCCCAAGCTGGGCGGTGATGCGCTTGGCGATGCCAAGCCCCATCTGGTTCGTCGAGATCTTCATGTCCAGCCCGTTGTCGACGGACTTCGTCTCGGTGATGAAGGCGTTGCGGTCGCCGGTCGCTTCACGGGCGGCGATGTACTCTTCTGCGATTTCTTCGGCCCGCTCGCGCTCGTCGTCGGTCGGGTCGCGCCCGTCGGCCCGCACCTGAACGATGCTGGCGAAGGAACCGCCGGCGATTTTCCCGCAGCGCTTGCACGTCTGCCGGGAGATGCGGACGGGGACGGTCACTTCCTCGGTGACTGGCGTCCCGCGGATGACGCCGGAGAACTCCGCGTGCATCCGGATGTTGTTCTTGTCGAGTTGCTCGGGAGCGACCTGCCAGGCGACCGACTGGGCGTCGACGTGGATACCGAGCGCCTCGCTGACCTGCTCGACGGCGATATCGGTGTAGTCCTCCGCGCCGATGTCGACCCAGCGGTTTCCCTTGTGGACCGCGCCGCACCGCGAACAGACCCGAACCTGGATGGTGTCGGGGGCGTCCACCAGGTCGAACTCCTCGAAGTAGCAGGCGTCACAGAGGACGTGCTCGGAGTTACGCTGACCGCCGGCACCCGCTAACTCCGGGCGCTCGTCGGTGCCCTCCGGTATTTCGTCACCGCAGCGTGGACAGAACTCTCCCGACCGGCTCATTACCGGCCTTACTGTACTGAACTGTTTAAGCCGTGTGTTCCGCCGCCGCGGCAGGACGCCGTCGGCAGGTCCAGCACTGCTCCCAAGCGCTCACTCACCCGTGAGGGTCGGCGCTGCAATGTCGGCGTCGACGGCCTCACGCCAGTCGTATTCCGGCTCCCAGTCCAACAGGCCCTGCGCTTTCGCAGTTGAGAGCGCCGACTGGTCGTCGTCCAGTTCACACTCTGCGGGAAGCTCACCCCACTGCTCTTCCACGAGGTCAGCCGTCGGCCGGCCGACGTAGTTCTCGGCGGCGGCGACGTTGAACGCTTCGTGACCGCCGATGTCGGCATCGAGCGCCGCCGCGACCGCTGTCGCCACGTCGCGCACATCGACATACGACCAGCAGTTACCGGTGCCGCCGGCGAGGTCCCCCGTGGCCACGTCCCGGCAGTTGTACTCGCCGGGGTACTGAATCCACGACGGCCGTATCGACGCCACGTTGACGCCGTCACGCCGGACGACCATCTTCGCTACTTCTTCGCCGGCGACCTTCGATGTGCCGTACGGGTCCTCCGGCGCAGTCGGATGTGCCTCGTCTATCGGGAGATACGCCGGGAGCGGCGTCTCCTCGGCGAAGGCCAGTCCGTAGGCGCTCTCCGAGGACGCCCAGACGACGTCCGCGCCGGCCCGACCCGCCGCGTCGACGACGTTGTACGTCGCGGAAACGTTGGTGTCGAACACTCGCGTGCCCGCGTGGCGCTCCGGCGCCGGCAACGCGGCCCAGTGGACGACGGCGTCTGGATCGATCTCGCTGAACAGGTCACGGACCTCGACGCCCTCAGTCACGTCGACGGCTTTGAAATCGATGTGCTCCCGCGTCGGGATTTCCCAGCCCGGGTGGTCCAGGTCCACGCAGACGACGTGGTACTCGCCGGCGAGGTGGTCACAGATCCAGCGCCCCGAACGCCCGAGCCCGCCAGTGACGACGACTGTGTCGCTCATGCATCCGGTTGTTGCCCTGAGAGTAAATGTGTGTGGACAGTTGCCCCGCTGACGGTCCTCTGGCCCCGACGTGTGGCACTTTCCCACGATAGCGAGGTTTTAGAGTGTCGACCGTCTATCACTGGGCATGGAGTGGCAAACAGACTGGGGGCTCCGAGGCCGAATGGCCCTGACGATGTTCCTGCTGTTCGCGCTGTACATCGTCTTCCTCGGAGTGCTCGTTGTGGCTTTCGAGAACCTCGCGCTTATCGTGGTCGTCATGGGACTGTTCCTCGGTGCGCAGTTCTTCTTCAGCGACAAGCTCGCCTTGTATTCGATGGGAGCCCGGACGGTCGAACCGGAAGAGTACCCCGAACTCCACCGGACTGTCGACCGCCTGGCTCAGCAGGCCGACCTCCCGAAGCCGAAGGTCGCCGTCGCCGACTCTCGGGTGCCCAACGCCTTCGCCACCGGCCGGTCGAAAGACAGTTCGGCCGTCTGCGTGACGACGGGCATCATGGACACGCTCGATCAGGACGAACTGGAGGGCGTGCTGGCCCACGAGCTGGCCCACATCAAGAACCGCGACGTGATGGTGATGACCATCGCGTCGTTCCTCTCGACGATTGCCTTCCTCATCGTCCGGTGGGGCTGGCTGTTCAGCGGCGGCCGCGAACGTGGCGGCCAGCAGGTACCGGTCATCGTCGCCATCCTCATCTCGCTGGTCGTCTGGGTCATCTCGTTCCTCCTGATCCGGACGCTCAGCCGCTACCGCGAGTACGCCGCCGACCGCGGCGGCGCGATGATTACCGGCAAGCCCGCCGCCCTCGCCAACGCGCTGATGAAGATCGACGGCCAAATGGACAAAGTTCCGAAGGAGGATATGCGCGACCAGGCGGAGATGAACGCCTTCTTCATCATCCCCATCGACGTCGGGTGGATCGGCCGCCTGGCCAGTACCCACCCGTCGACGAAGAAACGTATCGACCGCCTGCAGGACCTCGAACGCGAACTCGAAGGGCGCTAGGGTCGGTTGGCTTTTTCATCGTCGCCTCTGGAGTTATACGGATTCCCGCAGTGACCGTTATACAGAGCCAGAAAGCCCCCGCGCTCTCGGCTTTGGTTCGCGGTTTCACCGCTCACCAAGACGAGGGACCTTCGGTCCCTCGCGACCCGCGGCTTGCTGCACTCCGTAGGTGCTTGCTACGCCGGGGTTCGCCAAGAGCACGGCCCCTCTCAGTCCCACCCAGCCTGGATTGACCAACCGGCTACGGGTGGGACTGAAAGGGGCGTCGTCGGCGCTACGCGCCGACTGCTCGGGAGACCTTCGGTCTCCCGGTGGCTGTCTGAACGAAAGCGGACGACGCAAGCACTGCACGAGCGACAATCGGGAGCGAGGAAGCGCACAGCGAGTCCCCCGAGTTCAGACAGCCGGGGCTTTCTGGCTGTGAAAAGTCTAATTCACACAGTCCGATTCACCAACGGAGACACAAACCACCTTGGTCCCCGGCCCATAGAGACGAGCATATGGGATTGCTCGACGGACTCAAGAGCGTCCTCGGGGTGAAAGCCGAGGCCGACGCGACACGGGACGCCGACCCCGACGACCTGTTCGGGATGAGTACCGCCTACGTCACGATGGAGGCCGACCTGGGGTACGAGCCGACCGGCGAGGCGGCACTGTGTTTCGCCGACGTCGACAGCACGGACTTCCAGGACGCCGTCGACGAGGTCGAATCTATTCTCGACGCCGGGATGGTCGAGACGGGCACGCGGGCGACCTTCGAGACCGACGACCACGGCTACCAGTGGGTCGTGTTGCACGACGACGACTTCGAGGACCTGCTCACGTCGATCCACTTCGCCGCGGACACGCTCGTCGAGCGGCGCTACGGGTCGCGCCTGCTCGCAGCGCTGTTCGCGTTCGAGCACGCGCGCGAGAACCAGACTGTCTACTGGGTGTACTCGTTCCGCCGGGGCGCGTACTACCCGTTCGCGCCGGACCCTCACGACAGCCACGAACGCAACACGTCCGCGGAGTTCAAACTGGACAGCAACC
The genomic region above belongs to Haloarcula hispanica ATCC 33960 and contains:
- a CDS encoding DUF7521 family protein; this translates as MTVPLDLLAPDAVAELSRALTAVVGLFVASLAYRGYRRNDAPKMWWLAVGIGSLTAGVYATATIAVWAGAGAGIVLLVRGLVTVAGLCAVLYALFVE
- a CDS encoding cold-shock protein; translated protein: MANGKVDFFNDTGGYGFISTEDADDDVFFHMEDVGGPDLEEGEEIEFDIEQADKGPRATNVVRN
- a CDS encoding ATP-dependent DNA helicase, which codes for MYPARITDEFPAPSYRGNQKQALADIRAAFESGKDVVLVRAPTGSGKSLLARAIAGCARTAGEAAPEQVIDAYYTTPQVSQLDDVAEDALLEDLCVIRGKNNYDCILPGETDTPVNQAPCVRERKFDCQVKHRCPYFSDRAIASNRRIAAMTLAYFMQTAGSDVFGKRDVVVIDEAHGLGEWAEMYATIDLSPQSIPMWNDIDVPDIDGLDEAVSFTERVEHLAERRVKELRNKAELTGDEVAERDSLNTLRQDLGWFREDYTDTESATTWVVDQADGENAPVTIKPMNPERYLKHTVWDRGNRFALLSATILNKEAFCANVGLDPSNVALVEVGHTFPVENRPLYDVAQGKMTYEHRDDTLPDIARTVVRIMAQHTDEKGLIHCHSYAIQEQLKDLLDDFGVGARVRTHDKEGRDGALSAWKRSDNPDVFLSVKMEEALDLEGDLCRWQVLCKAPYPNTRDSRVARRLEDDQWGWYYRTALRTVIQACGRVVRAPDDYGATYLADSSLLDLFERAEHDMPDWFRAQVDRLSAPDLPRFAPDQALSALSSGTKRRHDRSRSRSGDGNHPLSDVWD
- a CDS encoding class I SAM-dependent methyltransferase; translated protein: MSEDGARRESSETDDQQLAAVVAKPRSQVAIESLRAEGVYDDTRSITEWTADSVAVPVTAPPQETQFREVVRQVGERRLRTLDDHLRERGWSDEEIAAAPSSWAVLGSVVLVDIGDSPRPAEVGEALLALHGEAETVLARHGISGEHREPSVEVIAGDGDTETVHTEHGTRYAMDLAEVMFSPGNKAERARMGDIVVADERVLDMFAGIGYFTLPMARAGAQVTAVERNPTAFRFLVENVMLNDVDERVHPYRADCRDVVPGFAEDGRADRVVMGYYEASAPRADDSRAPPDASHEYLDSALDALAPGGVLHMHEATPDALVFDRPIERLEAAATEAGRDVEILDTQRVKEYSEGVAHVVVDARVQ
- a CDS encoding 60S ribosomal export protein NMD3, producing the protein MSRSGEFCPRCGDEIPEGTDERPELAGAGGQRNSEHVLCDACYFEEFDLVDAPDTIQVRVCSRCGAVHKGNRWVDIGAEDYTDIAVEQVSEALGIHVDAQSVAWQVAPEQLDKNNIRMHAEFSGVIRGTPVTEEVTVPVRISRQTCKRCGKIAGGSFASIVQVRADGRDPTDDERERAEEIAEEYIAAREATGDRNAFITETKSVDNGLDMKISTNQMGLGIAKRITAQLGGSYSDSRRLISEDEDGQELYRMTYAVRLPRYRQGEVIDPEDGDGPVLVRSVQGNLKGVRLTTGEDYEASFEEGETPDARRLGFREDAQTTTLVAVEDDNAVQVLDPETFESKTVPRPDYLDTDTDTDTDEVPVLKSHAGLHILPAEGDNTDTDE
- a CDS encoding NAD-dependent epimerase/dehydratase family protein, yielding MSDTVVVTGGLGRSGRWICDHLAGEYHVVCVDLDHPGWEIPTREHIDFKAVDVTEGVEVRDLFSEIDPDAVVHWAALPAPERHAGTRVFDTNVSATYNVVDAAGRAGADVVWASSESAYGLAFAEETPLPAYLPIDEAHPTAPEDPYGTSKVAGEEVAKMVVRRDGVNVASIRPSWIQYPGEYNCRDVATGDLAGGTGNCWSYVDVRDVATAVAAALDADIGGHEAFNVAAAENYVGRPTADLVEEQWGELPAECELDDDQSALSTAKAQGLLDWEPEYDWREAVDADIAAPTLTGE
- the htpX gene encoding zinc metalloprotease HtpX — encoded protein: MEWQTDWGLRGRMALTMFLLFALYIVFLGVLVVAFENLALIVVVMGLFLGAQFFFSDKLALYSMGARTVEPEEYPELHRTVDRLAQQADLPKPKVAVADSRVPNAFATGRSKDSSAVCVTTGIMDTLDQDELEGVLAHELAHIKNRDVMVMTIASFLSTIAFLIVRWGWLFSGGRERGGQQVPVIVAILISLVVWVISFLLIRTLSRYREYAADRGGAMITGKPAALANALMKIDGQMDKVPKEDMRDQAEMNAFFIIPIDVGWIGRLASTHPSTKKRIDRLQDLERELEGR
- the pspAB gene encoding PspA-associated protein PspAB, with protein sequence MGLLDGLKSVLGVKAEADATRDADPDDLFGMSTAYVTMEADLGYEPTGEAALCFADVDSTDFQDAVDEVESILDAGMVETGTRATFETDDHGYQWVVLHDDDFEDLLTSIHFAADTLVERRYGSRLLAALFAFEHARENQTVYWVYSFRRGAYYPFAPDPHDSHERNTSAEFKLDSNLSDEITVEGDKEYWYPLWPDRPGYHPWE